The Rhizobium leguminosarum genome includes a region encoding these proteins:
- the uvrC gene encoding excinuclease ABC subunit UvrC has protein sequence MNGRKLPDGGVLYDDTDESEDDIEVEGDVSAALPLAATVDWNAGSLNETGLLGAELIGEFVKRLPNSPGVYRMFNAEGDVLYVGKARSLKKRVNNYAVGRVHSNRIAQMVRQTANMEFVTTRTETEALLLEANLIKRLRPRFNVLLRDDKSFPYILITGDHRAPAIFKHRGARARKGDYFGPFASAGAVGQTINSLQRAFLIRTCTDSVFETRTRPCLLYQIKRCSGPCTHEVSDKGYGELVQEAKDFLSGKSQKVKSHMAEAMNQAAEDLDFERAAIYRDRLAALSHVQSHQGINPAGVEEADVFAIHHEGGISCIQVFFFRTGQNWGNRAYFPKADPQLSSAEVLNSFLAQFYDDKPVPKQIMLSQTVEELELLAAALSEKAGHKVSILVPQRGEKRDLVDHVVGNAREAHGRKLAETASQSRLLEGFKETFGLAYAPQRIEIYDNSHIMGTNAVGGMVVAGPEGFVKNQYRKFNIKSTDITPGDDFGMMKEVMTRRFSRLIKEEGIPDRAAQVATPDAADMPFPTWPDVILIDGGQGQMTAVRAILAELGITDSVTAIGIAKGVDRDAGRERFFPPGRESFTLPPRDPVLYFIQRMRDEAHRFAIGSHRARRKKEMIKNPLDEIGGIGPSRKRALLQHFGTAKAVSRAALSDLMAVEGISEAVARQVYNHFHDDAAK, from the coding sequence ATGAACGGACGAAAGCTGCCGGATGGCGGCGTTCTCTACGACGATACGGATGAGAGCGAAGACGATATCGAAGTGGAAGGCGACGTTTCCGCCGCTCTTCCGCTTGCGGCGACGGTCGACTGGAATGCGGGCAGCCTCAATGAAACCGGGCTCCTCGGCGCGGAACTGATCGGCGAATTCGTCAAGCGGCTGCCGAACAGCCCGGGCGTCTACCGCATGTTCAATGCCGAAGGCGACGTGCTCTATGTCGGCAAGGCGCGCAGCCTGAAGAAGCGCGTCAACAATTACGCCGTCGGCCGCGTGCATTCCAACCGCATCGCCCAGATGGTGCGCCAGACGGCGAATATGGAATTCGTGACGACGCGCACGGAAACCGAAGCGCTGCTTCTGGAAGCGAATCTGATCAAGCGCTTGCGGCCGCGCTTTAATGTGCTTTTGCGCGACGACAAGTCCTTTCCCTATATCCTCATCACCGGCGACCACCGAGCACCTGCCATTTTCAAGCATCGCGGTGCGAGAGCGCGAAAGGGCGACTATTTCGGACCTTTTGCTTCGGCCGGCGCGGTCGGGCAGACGATCAACTCGCTGCAGCGCGCCTTCCTGATCCGCACCTGCACCGACAGCGTCTTCGAAACGCGCACGCGACCCTGCCTGCTCTACCAGATCAAGCGCTGTTCCGGGCCGTGCACCCATGAGGTCAGCGACAAGGGTTACGGCGAACTGGTGCAGGAGGCGAAGGACTTCCTGTCCGGCAAGAGCCAGAAGGTGAAGTCGCATATGGCCGAGGCGATGAACCAGGCGGCCGAGGACCTCGATTTCGAGCGGGCGGCGATCTATCGCGATCGCCTGGCTGCATTGTCGCATGTGCAGAGCCATCAGGGCATCAATCCGGCCGGCGTCGAGGAGGCTGACGTTTTCGCCATCCACCATGAGGGCGGCATCTCCTGCATCCAGGTGTTCTTCTTCCGCACCGGCCAGAACTGGGGCAACCGCGCCTATTTCCCGAAGGCCGATCCGCAGCTTTCGAGCGCCGAAGTGCTGAATTCCTTCCTCGCGCAGTTCTACGACGACAAGCCAGTGCCGAAGCAGATCATGCTGTCGCAGACGGTGGAGGAGCTGGAGCTGCTCGCCGCCGCACTCAGCGAAAAGGCCGGCCACAAGGTTTCCATCCTCGTGCCGCAGCGCGGCGAGAAGCGCGATCTGGTCGACCATGTCGTTGGCAATGCACGCGAGGCGCATGGGCGAAAGCTTGCCGAGACGGCGTCGCAGTCGCGGCTGCTCGAAGGTTTCAAGGAGACCTTCGGGCTTGCCTATGCGCCGCAGCGCATCGAGATCTACGACAACTCGCATATCATGGGCACCAATGCCGTCGGCGGCATGGTGGTCGCGGGGCCGGAAGGTTTCGTCAAGAACCAGTACCGCAAGTTCAACATCAAATCGACCGACATCACGCCCGGCGACGACTTCGGCATGATGAAAGAGGTGATGACGCGGCGGTTCTCGCGGCTGATCAAGGAGGAAGGCATTCCTGACCGGGCGGCGCAGGTGGCCACGCCCGATGCAGCCGACATGCCCTTCCCGACCTGGCCCGATGTGATCCTCATCGATGGCGGCCAGGGGCAGATGACGGCAGTGCGCGCCATCCTTGCCGAACTCGGCATCACCGACAGCGTGACGGCGATCGGCATTGCCAAGGGCGTCGACCGCGATGCCGGGCGCGAACGTTTCTTTCCGCCCGGACGCGAGAGTTTCACGCTGCCGCCGCGCGATCCTGTGCTCTACTTCATCCAGCGCATGCGCGATGAGGCGCACCGTTTCGCGATCGGCTCGCACCGGGCGCGGCGCAAGAAGGAAATGATCAAGAACCCGCTCGACGAGATCGGCGGCATCGGCCCGTCGCGCAAACGCGCGCTGCTCCAGCATTTCGGTACGGCGAAGGCGGTTTCGCGCGCCGCCCTGTCCGACCTGATGGCGGTCGAAGGCATATCGGAAGCCGTCGCCAGGCAGGTCTATAACCATTTCCATGACGACGCCGCGAAATAA
- a CDS encoding alpha-D-ribose 1-methylphosphonate 5-triphosphate diphosphatase: MWLSNFTLVLPNEVVSEGSVRVEGGAIAEIRPEPVDGAAIDGGGRLLMPGFVDLHGDMIEREIAPRPNATMPIDFGIHELDKKLAAAGVTTAFAAVSFATESVYGHVRSLETTSAVIEGINRLRDDLLIDHRVHARYEITNVGAAPALERLLNADQIDMVSLTDHTPGQGQYNNLQSYILSISERRAVSEEMAAEIVAKRIAMRSNPDIEAKLKEIVALSLKHKLSLASHDDDSVEKVAEMHDLGVTISEFPVTAPAAEEARRRGLWTLMGAPNALRGQSMSGNLSALDAARAGLLSIIAADYHPAAFVPGIFKLAEMVEGGLPAAVAMATGNAARSAGLSDRGEIAIGQRADLVVVEPGDINRIRATFRAGRFVYSDGTLHPLQALAA, encoded by the coding sequence ATGTGGCTCAGCAATTTCACCCTCGTTCTCCCAAACGAGGTGGTGAGTGAAGGTTCCGTGCGAGTTGAGGGTGGCGCCATCGCCGAGATCAGGCCGGAGCCGGTCGACGGTGCTGCCATCGATGGCGGCGGGCGGCTGCTGATGCCGGGCTTTGTTGATCTCCACGGCGATATGATCGAGCGCGAGATTGCCCCGCGGCCGAACGCGACGATGCCGATCGATTTCGGCATCCACGAACTCGACAAGAAGCTTGCCGCTGCCGGTGTCACGACGGCGTTTGCAGCCGTCTCCTTCGCGACCGAAAGCGTCTACGGCCACGTCCGCTCGCTGGAGACGACATCGGCGGTGATCGAAGGCATCAACCGCCTGCGTGACGATCTCTTGATCGACCACCGCGTCCACGCTCGTTACGAAATCACCAATGTCGGTGCAGCCCCGGCACTCGAGCGCCTGCTGAATGCCGATCAGATCGACATGGTTTCGCTCACCGACCACACGCCGGGCCAGGGCCAGTACAACAACCTGCAGAGCTACATCCTCAGCATTTCCGAGCGCCGCGCCGTCTCCGAAGAGATGGCGGCGGAGATCGTCGCCAAGCGCATCGCCATGCGCAGCAATCCTGACATCGAGGCCAAGCTGAAGGAGATCGTCGCGCTGTCGCTAAAGCACAAACTGTCGCTTGCCTCGCATGACGATGACAGCGTCGAAAAAGTCGCGGAGATGCACGATCTCGGCGTCACCATCAGCGAGTTTCCGGTCACCGCACCTGCGGCGGAGGAGGCGCGCCGTCGCGGCCTCTGGACGTTGATGGGCGCGCCGAACGCGCTGCGCGGCCAGTCCATGTCGGGTAATCTCAGCGCGCTCGATGCCGCAAGGGCCGGACTGCTGAGCATCATCGCCGCCGATTATCATCCGGCTGCCTTCGTGCCTGGCATCTTCAAGCTTGCCGAAATGGTGGAAGGCGGCCTGCCGGCAGCCGTTGCCATGGCAACCGGCAATGCGGCCCGCTCGGCCGGCCTGTCGGATCGCGGCGAGATTGCCATCGGCCAGCGCGCCGATCTGGTCGTGGTCGAGCCGGGTGATATCAATCGCATCCGCGCCACCTTCCGCGCCGGCCGCTTCGTCTACAGCGACGGCACGCTGCATCCTTTGCAAGCCCTCGCGGCTTAA
- the purN gene encoding phosphoribosylglycinamide formyltransferase, with amino-acid sequence MSTPRKRVVVFISGSGSNMMALVAAAKATDYPAEIVGVISDKADAGGLAKAAAEGIATFAFPRKDYASKDAHEAAIFSALDELSPDILCLAGYMRLLTATFIQRYEGRMLNIHPSLLPLFPGLHTHQRAIDAGMRIAGCTVHFVTEGMDEGPVIGQAAVPVLSGDTAESLAARVLTVEHQIYPQALRLFAEGRVTMEGGRAVGAEASTAAPKAQLISLIGDRA; translated from the coding sequence ATGAGCACGCCGCGCAAACGCGTCGTCGTCTTCATATCAGGCAGCGGCTCCAACATGATGGCGCTGGTTGCGGCGGCGAAGGCAACCGACTACCCGGCCGAGATCGTCGGCGTCATCTCCGACAAGGCGGATGCCGGCGGGCTTGCAAAGGCAGCCGCCGAAGGCATTGCCACCTTCGCTTTTCCCCGCAAGGACTATGCCAGCAAGGACGCGCACGAAGCGGCGATCTTTTCGGCGCTCGATGAGCTTTCACCCGACATTCTCTGCCTGGCAGGCTATATGCGACTGCTGACGGCGACCTTCATCCAGCGTTACGAAGGCCGGATGCTCAACATCCACCCTTCCCTGCTGCCGCTGTTTCCTGGCCTGCATACACATCAGCGGGCAATCGATGCCGGTATGCGGATCGCCGGCTGCACGGTGCATTTCGTCACCGAAGGCATGGATGAGGGGCCGGTGATCGGCCAGGCGGCCGTACCGGTTCTTTCCGGCGACACGGCCGAAAGCCTTGCCGCCCGTGTGCTCACCGTCGAACACCAGATCTATCCGCAAGCGCTGCGGCTGTTTGCCGAAGGCCGTGTGACGATGGAAGGCGGCAGGGCCGTCGGTGCTGAGGCCTCGACCGCAGCACCCAAAGCTCAGCTCATCTCCCTGATCGGCGACCGCGCTTAA
- a CDS encoding outer membrane protein has product MRVLIAGLMASVFAIAGVSAAQAADAVDQVPEAPVAQDAPVKPAGNWEGFYLGGAGTYNMGDFGSDRHTYGFGGQVFTGYNWQQGQIVYGVESDLGYSGDDVSSGGVKNKYGWNGSVRGRVGYDMNPFLLYGTAGLAIGDVKVSDDTSDESKTNFGYTVGAGVEAFVTNNITTRLEYRYTDYQSKDYDLDSGSFSRGYDENSVKLGIGVKF; this is encoded by the coding sequence ATGCGTGTACTCATTGCTGGCCTCATGGCCTCCGTTTTTGCAATTGCGGGCGTCTCGGCAGCTCAGGCGGCCGATGCCGTCGACCAGGTTCCGGAAGCACCGGTCGCCCAGGACGCACCAGTCAAGCCGGCAGGCAACTGGGAAGGCTTTTACCTCGGCGGCGCCGGCACCTATAACATGGGTGACTTCGGTTCCGACCGTCACACCTACGGCTTCGGCGGCCAGGTCTTCACCGGCTACAACTGGCAGCAGGGCCAGATCGTTTACGGCGTTGAATCCGATCTCGGCTACAGCGGCGACGACGTTTCCTCGGGCGGCGTCAAGAACAAGTATGGTTGGAACGGCTCCGTCCGTGGCCGCGTCGGCTACGACATGAACCCCTTCCTGCTCTACGGCACGGCCGGTCTTGCCATCGGCGACGTCAAGGTTTCCGACGATACCTCGGACGAAAGCAAGACGAACTTCGGCTATACGGTCGGCGCCGGCGTCGAAGCCTTCGTGACCAACAACATCACGACGCGCCTCGAATATCGCTACACCGACTACCAGAGCAAGGATTACGACCTCGACTCCGGCAGCTTCTCGCGCGGTTACGACGAGAACAGCGTCAAGCTCGGTATCGGCGTCAAGTTCTAA
- a CDS encoding molybdopterin-containing oxidoreductase family protein, with protein sequence MNSRHGKFLWLLAVQALEYTNAMNIATPIHAKSEKPDNRVGHTACPHDCPSTCALEVEISEDGRIGRVRGANDHSYTSGVICAKVARYAERLYHPDRLMHPLRRAGAKGAGQWQQISWDDALDEIAEAFVKSEARDGSEAIWPYFYAGTMGWVQRDSIDRLRHAKRYSGFFSSICTNPAWTGFTMATGTLRGPDPREMGRTDCVVIWGTNAVSTQVNVMTHAIKSRKERGAKIVVVDIYDNPTMKQADMALIVRPGTDAALACAVMHIAFRDGYADSEYMARYADDPAGLEAHLKTKTPQWAAAITGLSVEEIEAFASLVGTTKKTFFRLGYGFTRQRNGAVAMHAAASIATVLGSWQYEGGGAFHSNSDIFRMNSAELTGRSMKDVDIRMLDQSQIGRVLTGDAVALRHRGPVTAMLIQNTNPANIAPEQRLVRRGFAREDLFVAVHEQFMTETAEIADIVIPATMFVEHDDIYRAGGQNHILLGPKLVEPPPTVRTNLFVIEELAKRLGVADRPGFGFTAREMVDRILESSGLPGYDHFLEHKWFDRQPAFEEAHYLNGFAHPDGKFHFRPDWINQPAPNKPPAAIGALGPHAALPAFPDQVDVIEVADPEHPFRLATSPARNFLNSSFSETKTSRQKEGRPEVMINPADAEANGIAHGDLVRIGNSRGDLRIHARITTEVKSGVLIAEGLWPNKAHVDGEGINVLTGADPVAPYGGAAVHDNKVWLRRDAA encoded by the coding sequence ATGAATTCGCGTCATGGGAAATTTTTGTGGCTTTTGGCCGTACAAGCCTTGGAATATACAAATGCCATGAACATTGCGACCCCCATCCACGCCAAATCAGAAAAGCCGGACAACAGGGTGGGCCACACGGCCTGTCCGCATGACTGTCCCTCCACCTGCGCGCTGGAGGTCGAGATATCGGAGGATGGTCGCATCGGCCGTGTACGCGGCGCGAACGACCATTCCTACACGTCGGGTGTCATCTGCGCCAAGGTCGCCCGTTACGCCGAGCGGCTCTACCATCCCGATCGCCTGATGCATCCCCTACGCCGCGCCGGCGCCAAAGGGGCAGGGCAGTGGCAGCAGATTTCCTGGGACGATGCGCTGGATGAGATCGCCGAAGCCTTTGTGAAGTCCGAGGCAAGAGACGGCAGCGAGGCGATCTGGCCGTATTTTTACGCGGGCACCATGGGCTGGGTGCAGCGCGATTCCATCGATCGCCTGCGTCATGCCAAGCGTTACTCCGGTTTCTTCTCCTCGATCTGCACCAACCCGGCCTGGACCGGCTTTACCATGGCGACCGGCACGCTGCGCGGTCCCGATCCGCGCGAGATGGGCCGCACCGATTGCGTCGTCATCTGGGGCACCAATGCGGTGTCGACGCAGGTCAATGTGATGACGCACGCCATCAAGTCGCGCAAGGAGCGCGGCGCGAAGATCGTCGTCGTCGACATTTACGACAATCCGACGATGAAGCAGGCCGACATGGCGCTGATCGTCAGGCCCGGCACCGATGCCGCACTCGCCTGCGCCGTCATGCACATCGCCTTCCGCGACGGTTACGCCGACAGCGAATATATGGCGAGATATGCCGACGATCCCGCCGGTCTCGAAGCGCATCTGAAAACCAAGACGCCGCAATGGGCTGCTGCCATCACCGGCCTGTCCGTCGAGGAGATAGAAGCCTTCGCCAGCCTCGTCGGCACGACGAAGAAGACCTTCTTCCGCCTGGGCTATGGCTTTACCCGCCAGCGCAACGGTGCAGTCGCCATGCACGCGGCCGCCTCGATCGCCACCGTTCTCGGCTCCTGGCAATATGAGGGCGGGGGCGCCTTCCATTCGAACAGCGATATTTTCCGCATGAACAGCGCCGAACTGACCGGCCGGTCGATGAAGGATGTCGATATCCGCATGCTCGATCAGTCGCAGATCGGCCGCGTGCTGACCGGCGATGCCGTGGCACTGCGCCACCGCGGCCCGGTGACGGCGATGCTGATCCAGAACACCAATCCCGCAAACATCGCCCCCGAGCAGCGCCTCGTCAGACGCGGCTTTGCCCGTGAGGACCTCTTCGTTGCCGTCCACGAGCAGTTCATGACCGAAACGGCCGAGATCGCCGATATCGTCATTCCCGCGACGATGTTCGTCGAACATGACGATATCTACCGGGCCGGCGGCCAGAACCATATCCTGCTGGGGCCGAAGCTGGTCGAACCACCGCCAACCGTGCGCACCAATCTCTTCGTGATCGAGGAACTGGCCAAACGCCTCGGCGTCGCCGATCGCCCCGGCTTCGGCTTCACCGCCCGGGAGATGGTCGACCGCATCCTCGAATCGAGCGGCCTGCCGGGCTACGACCATTTCCTCGAACACAAATGGTTCGATCGCCAGCCTGCTTTCGAGGAAGCGCATTACCTGAACGGCTTTGCCCATCCGGATGGCAAGTTCCATTTCCGCCCGGACTGGATCAATCAGCCGGCGCCGAACAAACCACCGGCCGCGATCGGCGCGCTCGGTCCGCACGCCGCGCTACCGGCCTTTCCCGATCAGGTCGATGTCATCGAAGTCGCCGATCCCGAGCATCCCTTCCGCCTCGCCACGTCGCCGGCGCGCAACTTCCTGAATTCGAGCTTCTCCGAGACCAAGACCTCACGCCAGAAAGAAGGCCGCCCCGAGGTGATGATCAATCCGGCCGACGCCGAAGCCAACGGCATCGCCCACGGCGATCTTGTCCGCATCGGCAACAGCCGCGGCGATCTGCGCATCCACGCCCGCATCACCACCGAAGTGAAATCCGGCGTGCTGATTGCCGAGGGGCTCTGGCCGAACAAGGCGCATGTCGACGGCGAGGGCATCAACGTCTTGACCGGCGCCGACCCCGTCGCGCCTTATGGCGGGGCGGCCGTGCACGACAACAAGGTCTGGCTTCGCAGGGACGCAGCATGA
- a CDS encoding type II toxin-antitoxin system VapC family toxin: protein MPFVVDASVAAAWLLADEESRTAEEALSFLETEDALVPDLFWHEMRNILLTAERRKRISNEDVLACLMRLTSLPLRTVSSEDHLPILRLAGKYQLSAYDAAYLALAVAENVSPATLDARLERAALAENLAFALG, encoded by the coding sequence ATGCCGTTCGTGGTTGATGCTTCGGTTGCGGCGGCTTGGTTGCTTGCCGATGAGGAAAGCCGGACGGCCGAAGAAGCCTTGTCGTTTCTCGAAACGGAAGACGCCTTGGTGCCCGATCTCTTCTGGCATGAGATGCGCAACATCCTGTTGACCGCGGAACGGCGGAAACGCATCTCCAACGAGGATGTGCTCGCTTGTCTCATGCGACTCACCAGCCTGCCGCTGCGCACTGTCTCAAGCGAAGACCATCTTCCGATCTTACGACTTGCCGGAAAATATCAGCTATCGGCCTATGACGCCGCTTATCTGGCGCTTGCGGTCGCAGAGAACGTATCGCCTGCGACGCTGGACGCCAGACTGGAACGTGCCGCGTTAGCGGAAAATCTCGCCTTCGCTCTGGGTTAG
- a CDS encoding SDR family oxidoreductase → MNHKRLRSALITGAAKRIGRAIAEDLAANGFSVAIHANGSIGEAEELVAELRRKGYRATALQADLTDIGETGALAAKASEALGPLDLLVNNASVFQHDSARSFNAATWALHFDLHVRAPSILAAAFAQQMPAEAAGLIVNIIDQRVWALRPSFYSYTLSKSALWTATQTLAQALAPRIRVNAIGPGPSMPSERQAMEDFQAQVSALILQRGPALEEFGQTIRFLYDTPSITGQMIALDGGQHLAWQTPDVAEITE, encoded by the coding sequence TTGAACCACAAAAGACTTCGCTCGGCCCTTATAACAGGGGCTGCTAAAAGAATAGGCCGGGCAATCGCCGAAGACCTTGCTGCAAATGGCTTTTCCGTTGCGATCCACGCGAACGGCTCCATCGGCGAGGCCGAAGAGCTGGTGGCGGAATTGCGGCGAAAGGGATATCGGGCGACCGCCCTACAGGCCGACCTCACCGATATCGGCGAGACCGGCGCCTTGGCCGCGAAGGCGTCGGAGGCGCTCGGGCCGCTCGATCTGCTCGTCAATAATGCGTCGGTCTTCCAGCATGATTCAGCGCGTAGTTTCAATGCCGCCACCTGGGCATTGCACTTCGACCTGCATGTCCGGGCGCCCTCTATCCTTGCGGCGGCCTTCGCGCAGCAGATGCCCGCTGAGGCAGCGGGGCTGATCGTCAATATCATCGACCAGCGGGTCTGGGCGCTGAGGCCCAGCTTCTATTCCTATACCCTCTCCAAATCCGCGCTGTGGACGGCGACGCAGACGCTTGCACAGGCATTGGCGCCACGCATTCGCGTCAATGCCATCGGCCCCGGCCCCTCGATGCCGAGCGAGCGGCAGGCAATGGAGGACTTCCAAGCGCAGGTCTCAGCCCTTATCTTGCAGCGAGGGCCGGCGCTGGAGGAATTCGGACAAACGATTCGCTTCCTTTACGACACGCCCTCGATCACCGGCCAGATGATTGCCCTCGACGGCGGCCAGCACCTCGCCTGGCAGACGCCCGATGTGGCGGAGATTACGGAATGA
- a CDS encoding 23S rRNA (adenine(2030)-N(6))-methyltransferase RlmJ: protein MNYRHIYHAGNFADVLKHVVLTRLIRYMQKKDGGFRVLDTHAGIGLYDLSSEEAQKTGEWLDGIGKLMEADLGPQVSELLEPYLSAIRELNPQGGIRFYPGSPKLARMLFRPQDRLSAMELHPEDYVRLHRLFEGDHHARITELDGWLALGAHLPPKEKRGIVLVDPPFEEEDEYQRLAEGLEKAYRRFPGGTYCLWYPLKKGAPIKEFHERLQALDIPKMLCAELAVRSDRGITGLTGSGLVIVNPPFTLKDELHQLLPALKDHLAQDRFASHRAFWLRGENKAVKDD, encoded by the coding sequence ATGAACTACCGCCACATCTATCACGCGGGCAACTTTGCCGATGTGCTGAAACATGTCGTGCTGACGCGGCTGATCCGTTACATGCAGAAAAAGGATGGCGGGTTCCGCGTGCTCGACACGCATGCCGGCATCGGGCTCTACGACCTCTCCTCCGAAGAAGCGCAGAAAACCGGCGAATGGCTCGATGGCATCGGCAAGCTGATGGAGGCGGACCTCGGCCCTCAGGTTTCCGAACTGCTGGAGCCCTACCTCTCGGCAATCCGCGAACTCAATCCGCAGGGCGGCATCCGCTTCTATCCCGGCTCGCCGAAACTTGCGCGCATGCTGTTCCGGCCGCAGGACCGGCTGTCGGCGATGGAACTGCATCCCGAAGACTACGTCAGGCTGCACCGGCTGTTCGAGGGCGATCACCATGCCCGCATCACCGAGCTTGACGGCTGGCTGGCGCTCGGCGCGCATCTGCCGCCGAAGGAGAAGCGCGGCATCGTGCTCGTCGATCCGCCCTTCGAGGAGGAGGACGAATATCAGCGGCTGGCCGAAGGGCTGGAAAAGGCCTATCGGCGCTTTCCCGGCGGTACCTATTGCCTGTGGTATCCGCTGAAGAAGGGCGCGCCGATCAAGGAATTCCACGAGAGGCTGCAGGCGCTCGACATCCCGAAAATGCTCTGCGCCGAACTTGCCGTTCGCAGCGATCGCGGCATTACGGGACTGACGGGCTCAGGCCTCGTCATCGTCAACCCGCCCTTCACGCTGAAGGACGAGTTGCACCAATTGCTGCCCGCATTGAAGGACCATCTGGCGCAAGACCGTTTCGCCTCGCACCGCGCCTTCTGGCTGCGCGGCGAGAACAAGGCGGTCAAGGACGATTGA
- a CDS encoding glutathione S-transferase gives MKLLCSPASPYSNKVRMAAHFLGLELNAIRVDTNTGPAILVDNNPLGKIPTLLTDDGVSIYDSVAIMHYFDRLTKGGLYPSKKGKRTDAEILEALCDGICDCLLAIVYERRFRDEEKIHQPWIDRQWEKATSALAHLSANPPKTGKKLNGGHFALAATLDYLELRFKDQWEADHAPLIDWQRQFDKKFPAHSELKSEG, from the coding sequence ATGAAGCTCCTTTGTTCGCCCGCCTCGCCCTATTCCAACAAGGTGCGGATGGCCGCGCATTTTCTGGGGCTGGAGCTGAACGCCATCCGGGTCGACACCAATACCGGACCGGCGATCCTGGTGGACAACAATCCGCTCGGCAAGATCCCGACGCTGCTGACCGATGACGGGGTCTCGATATACGACAGCGTGGCGATCATGCATTATTTCGACCGTCTGACGAAGGGCGGGCTCTACCCCTCCAAGAAGGGCAAGCGCACGGATGCGGAAATCCTCGAGGCGCTCTGCGACGGCATCTGCGACTGCCTGCTTGCGATCGTCTACGAGCGGCGCTTCCGCGACGAGGAAAAGATTCATCAGCCGTGGATCGACCGGCAGTGGGAGAAGGCGACGAGCGCGCTCGCTCATCTCAGCGCCAACCCGCCGAAAACAGGCAAGAAGCTCAATGGCGGACATTTCGCGCTGGCCGCGACGCTCGATTATCTCGAGCTGCGCTTCAAGGACCAGTGGGAAGCCGATCATGCGCCGCTGATCGACTGGCAGCGGCAGTTCGACAAGAAATTCCCGGCCCACAGCGAGCTCAAGTCTGAGGGCTGA
- a CDS encoding NUDIX domain-containing protein: MMQPKSRVKIAGEETLSNGWTRLSSYLLDYIDRKGATHRLKREVYHRTPAACILLYDPKRDLVVLVRQFRLPVHLNGDPAWMIEVPAGLLDDDHPEAAIRREAMEETGYHLRDARFLFKSYTSPGAVTEVVHFFAALIDTADRVAEGGGLDEEHEDIEVLEIPLDEAAAMIETGEIFDAKTIVLLQWARLNRGTLF; encoded by the coding sequence ATGATGCAGCCGAAATCACGCGTGAAGATCGCCGGCGAGGAGACGCTGTCGAATGGGTGGACGCGGCTGAGCAGCTATCTCCTCGACTATATCGACCGCAAGGGCGCGACCCATCGGTTGAAGCGGGAAGTCTACCACCGCACGCCGGCCGCCTGCATCCTGCTTTATGATCCGAAGCGCGACCTCGTCGTTCTCGTCCGCCAGTTCCGCCTCCCTGTTCATCTCAACGGCGATCCCGCCTGGATGATCGAGGTGCCGGCCGGTCTTCTCGATGACGACCATCCCGAAGCGGCGATCCGTCGCGAGGCGATGGAGGAGACCGGATACCACCTGCGCGATGCGCGCTTCCTGTTCAAATCCTATACTTCGCCGGGTGCCGTCACCGAGGTCGTGCATTTCTTCGCAGCCCTCATCGACACCGCCGATCGTGTCGCCGAAGGCGGCGGCCTGGACGAGGAACACGAGGATATCGAAGTTCTCGAGATCCCGCTCGACGAGGCGGCGGCGATGATCGAAACCGGCGAAATCTTCGACGCCAAGACGATCGTGCTTCTGCAATGGGCGCGGTTGAACAGGGGAACGCTTTTCTAA
- a CDS encoding type II toxin-antitoxin system Phd/YefM family antitoxin has product MTIKVKVAEAKTHLSELLTKVEAGEDVVISRGNNAVARMIKIDDRRQRLDAIRALRSERAERAGATAAEIQAWRREGQR; this is encoded by the coding sequence ATGACGATCAAAGTGAAAGTGGCAGAGGCAAAAACGCATCTCTCGGAGCTTCTGACAAAGGTGGAAGCAGGCGAAGATGTGGTGATCTCACGCGGCAACAACGCGGTCGCCCGCATGATCAAGATCGATGACCGTCGCCAGAGGCTCGACGCCATCCGCGCACTCCGCAGCGAACGGGCAGAACGCGCCGGAGCAACCGCGGCTGAAATTCAAGCCTGGCGGCGCGAAGGCCAGCGCTGA